tggaaatataaataatttaatcttatataatattatttaatcttttattttttataaacataaaaatatatttaaataaataaatatgtaataaaatgtattatttatttatttatttatttatttttttctttatttttatttattatatgaaaagataattctaatatatataatatatatatatatatattatacatgtgatatatatataaatatataatttatttgtattacatatattatatatatttataatattatatttattatttaatttttttttcttacatTTTGAATAGGACttgaaattaaaaagtacaattgttattaaaaaaaaaaaaaaaagtaaaaaattgtataaaataaaatccttattttgttttaatttcCTATTTGTGTaaaacaatttttatatacacataaagataaaattaaataaacaaaataaaaataaaattattaatgtgtatatataatcatatatataataaatattgtatatatatatatatatatatatatatatatatatataatattttttgttttaaaaaaatcaaataaagCACAAGTTCAGAAATTTTATCAAAGGtgaaaattttcttttacttttttttttttttttttttttttttttggaaatgttcattaaattatataataattcatctttctattttatgtaataaattAAGAATGAGGCTatacaaattatttatatatactttaatattcattaaaaaaaaaaagggaacataaatatatatatatatatatatatatatgtataatttatttaaaagttattattttataagaaaGTATTATCGttatcttttaaaaacacaaaacaaaaaaaatcaaggagtaatattataacaacttatatatatatatatatatatatagaaaaaaaaatagaaacagtaacattaataaatatatatatatatatatatatatatatatatatatgtgtataccTTATAATAACTTATAAACTTtagtatatgtatattttataaaataataaatatatctttttcatcattgattttttaagaaatatgaaaaaaaaaataatatatgttttgtttttctttgctttgttttttgtttaattttcttttttttttttttttttttgcccTTCTTCTTTCATATGTGTGTGCACGCGTGCATAAGTACCTGAAGGCCTAggtatttttatgaaaagataaaatattggaatatataaaaataaatgagtacacaaatgtatatttattagtttatattaatatatttatgggtttatataataatatcggTTTAAAGTTAGACATTTAAGAgtctcatatatataatatatatgtatatatgtttgttaCCTCTATGTCTAATTTacttaattttaaaaatatatattcatttaaagGTTGAACATAAATAATGtggcatatatatttatttttatatttatacttttCATATATCGATAAATCCAATTATTTaacaacatataaaaatataacataatataatataatataaaataatattgattgtatatatatatattttattctaagtccaaaaaaaaaaaaaaaaaaaagtaaaaaaatattttaaatgaaacatataaaataacacATTTATAAATCAATAcgttaaaaatacaaataaatgatctaattaaaaatatatatatatatatatatataaacatatttatgtttaattttttagcTTCTCAttatgtgttttttttttttttttttttttttttttttttaaatatcgTTAAGTCTTAAAAACATTTGTTtccattttaataaatgtattaagtacatatgaatataccaatatatcattttcattatcattattattatatattggaACAACACATTtgcacataaaaaaaatatatatttacataacaGTGatgaattaattaaattCTGAActgttcatataaatatatatatatatatatatatatatatatatgtttatattatcaaaggAGTCtactttttttcttaaatttgATAGCTCTTGCTATATAAGGTGTAATAAGAATAGTTATTATAATTCTGATTGGTTCAGTAATTTTTGAAGCTACATAAGCAAAGATTAATTCTCCCCATAAGGaatctatttttttatgtaaattatcatctatatatttattcaagtGCATTTTTTCTGATACATATTTAAGATCTgctaaagaaatatatttgaaatgtacaaaaaaataagatgTACAGAAAGTTAataagaaaacaaaaaaataagttCCTAATCCTACatatccatattttttaaaaaatcttTTAATACTTGAATGTGCAATTtgtgaattatttttaatttttgtttgtaattctaataatttttgttttcttaatttatatttttttttttcttcataatatACATCCATTAAAGATTTATTTCGATTACGTTTTAaagatgtaaatatattctttttcatattcattaAAGCTTTTCTATATGTATGttcattaaaatttatttttatatttcctttttttatttgatattttaaaaaaatattatttattttatctttttctttctttattcttttcattaaTCTTCTATAACTATGTTtacattttaaattatataaacattctTTCATTCGTTTActtaaaagtaaaaaatacatattttttaaataatttatttttaaaaaatgttgtcctttttttaaatctttcttattattatctgaaatatttatattcttcttctttaattttattaagttATCATTTGTCattaaattatcattttttataacgtTTGgaatatctttattattattatgaatattattatcaatattattatcaatattattataaatattattattattattattattatctatatttttctctttatctacttgcattttttttttattttcttcaatatttttCTGTCCACTCTTGTTATTGTCTTTATCTTTCATATTGaaggtaaaaatatatctatttttatgtgtatatatattatttatattttcatatttatatctatctatattaatatttgtagGTGTTTTTACATTTCTTgtattttcatattcttttttcataataaaagaacaaaaatatgAAAGACTTCCAGAccatttttgtttatatttttcattatatacattCTCAAGagtattatttaaaagagGGTTATATCcacaaatattattttttacttgaaatttatttttgtcattaacacattttaaaaaatgataactactatatttattattatatttatttttatgatatattatatttgtaatatcttcattatttataacaCATGTTGccttcttattttttattaaagatGTTGAACTATAATCCTTTctaaattttgttttttttaatatgcttttattattttctttaactAGCCAAcataatgaattaaaaattacATTACTCATAGTTTTTGTTCATTACACTTATAtgtaaatacaaaaataaaatcaaataatcaaaaatataaaaaaatataaaaaaaataaaaataataaaaaaaaaaaataaaataaagactTTTAACAACTTTATTTTGTAAGATGAAAAAGGTTTAAGGAACTGACATGGAAagaacaattttttttatatgatccaaaaatattaaatatatatattatatatatatataattttaatagtattagtatttatatatcataaaaaatgaatatttttatattcattataaccaaaataaaatgtatatattattatatattaatttgttttttatttattactttttctttttttttttttttttttttttttctacataatatatacatcttttcgattttataataatcacaaataaatataatatatttttgtagtgtataaaaaaaatatacgcATATAAAATTCctatcatttaaaaatattatatatatatatatatatataattttttatacatataatttaatgaAGAGAAAGATTAAATGAGTTATTACACCATGGTTATTTCATTAAAATTGAAATTATAAGATCATATATTTCAACATCtatgtaaaaattaaattatttatatatagagaggaattttttttttatttatttttcataataatcCTACACAAAGatgattaatataaaaatatacatcatctttattttgtCATGCCTtgaagttatatatatatatatatatatattatatatattaagtaaaaaattatatttgcatcttttgtttttttcatccttatatatattcataataaaaacaaaataacaataataataataataataataataatagttagtgcctttaaaaatatatatacaattttaaaaataatatataaaaatgtacacatatatttCTACTCAGTATTatagtttaaaaaaaataaatgagaaATGGAAAATTTTcttgttatataaataaataaatataaatatattattgtatgctgtataaaaatttcttagttttttcaaataataataatcaaaaaataaaaaataaaaaaaaataaaaaagaaaaaaaatgaataagaaatatttataaaaaaggtacatcaatatattactatacaaaaaaaaaaaaaaaaaatttttttttttaaatacaaaaaggtataataatatatggtaCACACAAAAATGGAagtaaaatttatatataatatatattaaacggcaacaacaaaaagaattttttaaaatataaataaaatatatatatatatatatatatatatatatatatttatttatttatttatttgtttccatttaaatatatcccTAATTTGGGGGGGGAGAGGGATGGTTAgaaaatatgttaaatacaaaaaagaTACAAAAAGAGAGTTAAAGAATTCTTGAATCATTTACAATTAAGTACTATCATGATAATAGATAGAGGGTGTGGGAGGGgaggaaaaataaataaatatacatatacatatatatatatatatatatatatatatatatttatttatttatggtGCAACACGGTTAATagaataattattcatattattacatacaaatatttattgaaatatattatttaaccAGTTGACTAAAATATTAGCACTTGATTTAGTATCTGGTTCTCCAGGTAAGGTATGACAaccatattttaaaatataaatactcaattttttatatttgtcttGTTCTTTTGTAAGTTGAcaatttttgttatttttttttaatataaaatttttatagtGTCCATGGTCAAAAGGATTCcataattctttttcatttttaaaaatatttatttttgataatttaatatatgagtTTTCAAAAAATTTACTAGATGTCTGATTTGAGTAATCTAAAGAATTGTATGAATTAGCTTGTGTATAATCTGCTTTTTCATACGATTGCATTAATTTATGTATTTCTATTTTCCCCTCATCATTATTTAGGGTTTGATAATTGGTACCTTGCATATctcctttattattattattattattatcatcatttttattattattattattattgtcatcatttttattagttttattaatattaatttcagaattttcattgttattatcatcattgatggtcatcatcatcatagtattattatttgttaagTTTCCATCATTTAAGGTTTTCCCATTTTGATCATCcgtttcattattatttatggtGTTATCTTTTGCATTGTTTATACAGGGTGTATTcataaatgaattatttgtTGTATTATCTGTATCTTTTGAAATAAGGTCATTTTGAAAACCTGTAacaatatcattattattattattattattatcttgaACTGTGTGAACTGCTGTTAATTTTTGCTTATCCTCCTTAGTACCATAAATATCCGTTTGACCACATTTTTTACTATaccttttatttttgttttttaatcttttttcttcctttttattataaagacgtaacatttttttcataaaatcaATACTTCCTGAAGGGTCCACAATACAATCATGTTTTGATTGAATAACCATAATATCGGTATCACTTTCTTctacatattttaatatatgatattttaaaCAATTATCAGCTGCACTTACACATTCAGCTgctattttaatatttagaGGCCCACAATATTGAAAAGGATCAATTTCAGAATCATGTTTTATCCATGCATATTTTGCATTGCTTTCTTTTACATTAACTTTTAAAAGaggaaagaaaaattttAGAAATTTTGTTGCAGAAATTAAAAGTTTATTAgatattttacttttttgtTTTCCTAAGCTAATCATTGGAGATACAAGTATTAAACATTTTACATATGATTTCCATTCTTTATTTAATCTATTAATAGTTTCTAATGTTCTTAATGCTATACAACCACCCATAGATAAtcccattattattataggtttcatttcatttttttctttccattcatttataaatatttctaatGCTTGTATTGCATCtgatataaaattttcaaaATCTTCAACAAAACATCGTTGATTTCTTGATCCTTCTGATAATCCATGTGATTGATTATCAATaccaaaaaaagaaaaattattttcatttaatttttctatccaactatttttatatgataaagtACGTTCTCCACAATTACAATAATTACAAACAACTCCACACATAGAGCAATAATAAACTGTTTTGTCATTACATCCAtcgtaataataataattattattattaatactatttttgctattattactatttttactattattactatttttactattattactattattattactattactactattataattctcatctattaataatacattatcatcatctacCATCATATCATCATCACTATTCATTTCATTATCTGAACCTGTTCCTAatcttttatcattatttaaaccATTTggattttcattataatttgaCATACAAGAAGAACATGATAAAAATTTCGTCAATTTCTTTTCTAATGTTTTTTTATCCATTAATTCGGATGAACTACATGATAAGGATGATGTCGTTTCATATATATCTCCTTCGTTTAATACAGATTTCTCAGTCTCATTATTCATAGAATATGATCCTTTACTTTTTATTAAACTgttttttcttaaattttcatattccatattattgttatcattttctttatttcttgATAATGTGGATggatatttttctatatttatatttagttCTCTCTTTTCTTCTATGCTCTTACATTTTTCATGAGCTATCTCTATGTGCTTATTAATATCTACACCTACATTATCTTCATGCTTTTCATTACTAATTGTATTTGTTACATTATCTTTA
This region of Plasmodium sp. gorilla clade G2 genome assembly, chromosome: 13 genomic DNA includes:
- a CDS encoding alpha/beta-hydrolase, putative; this encodes MALGKGKENISAKDTCNDEYNTNKNYFIDVIKRLNRNDNKKYYLNEENKTEIQNAETKFKNELNEEKYKKDDYIIYDDGNPEIQFFTNKHKLKIARYSWKAENPKAYVFALHGITSHLRNEYLNYYGRPMWVQKRDEDNNNNNNSKPSEDNNKLSEDNNKSSEDNNKSSEDNNKSSEDNNNNTLSEDNDKPSEDNSKPSEDNNNNKPSEDNNNNKPSDDNNNNNNNNKPSDDNNNNNNKPSDDNNNNNVSNENNHDLDNYTNELKESGNNNDDSIIKDNVTNTISNEKHEDNVGVDINKHIEIAHEKCKSIEEKRELNINIEKYPSTLSRNKENDNNNMEYENLRKNSLIKSKGSYSMNNETEKSVLNEGDIYETTSSLSCSSSELMDKKTLEKKLTKFLSCSSCMSNYNENPNGLNNDKRLGTGSDNEMNSDDDMMVDDDNVLLIDENYNSSNSNNNSNNSKNSNNSKNSNNSKNSINNNNYYYYDGCNDKTVYYCSMCGVVCNYCNCGERTLSYKNSWIEKLNENNFSFFGIDNQSHGLSEGSRNQRCFVEDFENFISDAIQALEIFINEWKEKNEMKPIIIMGLSMGGCIALRTLETINRLNKEWKSYVKCLILVSPMISLGKQKSKISNKLLISATKFLKFFFPLLKVNVKESNAKYAWIKHDSEIDPFQYCGPLNIKIAAECVSAADNCLKYHILKYVEESDTDIMVIQSKHDCIVDPSGSIDFMKKMLRLYNKKEEKRLKNKNKRYSKKCGQTDIYGTKEDKQKLTAVHTVQDNNNNNNNDIVTGFQNDLISKDTDNTTNNSFMNTPCINNAKDNTINNNETDDQNGKTLNDGNLTNNNTMMMMTINDDNNNENSEININKTNKNDDNNNNNNKNDDNNNNNNKGDMQGTNYQTLNNDEGKIEIHKLMQSYEKADYTQANSYNSLDYSNQTSSKFFENSYIKLSKINIFKNEKELWNPFDHGHYKNFILKKNNKNCQLTKEQDKYKKLSIYILKYGCHTLPGEPDTKSSANILVNWLNNIFQ